GAGAACAAAGCTTTAAAGCTTGTTCCTCTATCTTTAGCTTTTCAAATTCATCATATTCATTAAACTCTGCCATAAGATCTTTTGGAATATCTGTTCCAGAAATAATATCCTTTATATTGCTTATTACTGGTTTCTTCACACCTCTTCTAGCTTGATTTATCTTCTTCTTACTCTTTAATCCTTTTTCTTTAACAATATTATTAAATAAAGTTAAGTTTTGCTTATTATTTGCATTTTCATCTAAAGATATATTTTTTAAAACCCCATTTATATATTGAACTAAAGTTGTCTTTATATTTCCATTTAAATTCTTATATAAGATATTTAAAACCTCTATTGCTAAGGCTTCTCCATCCTCTCTAAATATCTTTTTAATCTTAGTATCTGTTCTCTTATCCCATGCCCTTTGAACATAGATATTTCTCTTAGCTTTTTGTACCTTCTCTATAACACTATCTGGAAGTTCAACAACATTATCTTTTGCTTTAGAAGTAGATTTTTTAGTGTTTTTAGTAACTTTCTTAGCCTCTTTTATAACCTCAACTACTTCAGCTTCTTCAATTTCAAGATTTCTTTCAACAGGAATTGCTAAAACTTTTTTACTGCTCTTATTTTCAATAAATGATGAAACATGGCACTCTCCATCTTTTTCCTTGTTAAAGACATAATTTATATAATAATTATCCTCTTCTTTGATATACTCTGAATCATACTTCAAAATATATCCCATCTCAACAAGTACATCAAAAGCTTTTTCTATTCTCTTTAAAACTTGTTTTAATCTACATAAAATATATTGTTTAACCTCTCCATTTTTATTTTTTCTTTCTGTAATTTGTTCTGTTTTTAATGGTATTATAGCTGCAAGAGTACGAACATTTATTCTTCCATCCATACTTTCATATCTAATTTTACTAATATATTTATAAATTCTTCCTGCTATTGGATCTTTTGTCAATATCTCCAAAAGTGATCTTGAGTTATATTTAATATATCTTTTATCCTTGATTTTTTGTCTGATATTTTTATTTAAAGTAACTCTATAATATATCTTTTTCCCTTTTTTCAACTTTTGATATGTTAAAAGCTTAAATTCCTCATCTTCAAATTTATATTTTCCAAGCTTTGTATGATTTGATACAATAAATTGATATTCTGTGTTTTTAAGATTTTTTAAAGCTTGTTCAACCTTTGTATAATAAGTTCTATTCATCTTATTACCTAAAAAACTAACTATAAAATCAGAAATCTCAAACTCTATATACTCATCTGAAT
This genomic window from uncultured Fusobacterium sp. contains:
- a CDS encoding replication initiator protein A; this encodes MKKEEKLEDDIDILDSYQISQSGSLVEDIQNVEIKLNSVPDIEVREVVIKETGNFLNLKENVINIPVEMIVFPFFTPQKQNKRVNFQYSFEDLGVTMYCTLVAKDNSDKVFQPSTFEEKIYTYLISMYEVKREIDDSDEYIEFEISDFIVSFLGNKMNRTYYTKVEQALKNLKNTEYQFIVSNHTKLGKYKFEDEEFKLLTYQKLKKGKKIYYRVTLNKNIRQKIKDKRYIKYNSRSLLEILTKDPIAGRIYKYISKIRYESMDGRINVRTLAAIIPLKTEQITERKNKNGEVKQYILCRLKQVLKRIEKAFDVLVEMGYILKYDSEYIKEEDNYYINYVFNKEKDGECHVSSFIENKSSKKVLAIPVERNLEIEEAEVVEVIKEAKKVTKNTKKSTSKAKDNVVELPDSVIEKVQKAKRNIYVQRAWDKRTDTKIKKIFREDGEALAIEVLNILYKNLNGNIKTTLVQYINGVLKNISLDENANNKQNLTLFNNIVKEKGLKSKKKINQARRGVKKPVISNIKDIISGTDIPKDLMAEFNEYDEFEKLKIEEQALKLCSQEEGIDVNFLLTMKAKSKNIYLNTIKRYIERVIKEG